The window GCGTTATAAATTTGAGAAAATCTGTTTCCTACCAATATCTCTGCTGCTTTAAAACTTTCATCGTTAGTTTCGGAATATACATATACCGGTTTGTCTTTCCAATCGGTTATTTCTCTTAGGCGGTTTTTTATTTCGTTTAAAGGTATATTTATAGCGTGTGAAAGATGACCTTGTTTATATTTATCATAGGGCCTGACATCAATTACCAATATAGAATCTTTATTTGAATCGGAATTTAAATATTCAAGTCTTGAGCCTTTAACATCTTCAACTTCTACTTCTATACCGCACGAAATTAACGATATATTCACAATTAAAACTATAAAAAGCAAAAACCTTATTTTCATAATTTAATCTCCAAAAAACTTAAATACTCTGAATTTATTATAATGATTTTTACTCTAATTGTCAAAAGGGCCGATACTCATTCTCTTTCAAAGACAATGGGTTCATCACCTGTAGGTATTGCATCATTTATACTCAACTTAATTTTTGTTAAAACCATCCGCTGCATATTTTTCTTTTCACTTATTTCAAGCAGATAAAATTTAGTTGTGTTTTTTTCGGATTTCATTTGCATTATGATTTTTTCGTTTATTTCCAATATGTTAAAATAACCTTTTTCAATATCTTCAGATTGTTGAAGTGTATAAGAATTTCCTAAAAGGTCTAAAAAAACGTTATTTGCCGATTTCCACCGATTTGAAGATTTTGATAAAATTCTTTTTGCTTTTTCCGCATTGCTTTCTTTTTCGTTTGTGTTATTTAAAAGTAAATTTGTATTTTTTTTATACTTTCCGTTCCAAAGAGATGCGGTTCCGAATTTAATTCTTAAAACGTCTTCTATTACACGCACCTGTATTTCATCAAGTCCCTTAATTTCAATTTCGACTCTTCTTATTATATTCGGAATCGACTTATTGTTTGTTGTAAAAAATAAACCGTACCTTCGAGGCAAGGTTGTTTTTATTTCATAGATTTCTTCAACATTGTCTAAATTAAAAATAATATGACTGTCGTTTTTATCAAAATAAACACTTCTGCCTGTTTCTTTATTCCCTTCTTCTTGAAACCATAATCCGGACAAAAAATCTATAAAGGATTCCATATTTCCGCTTTGAAGTTTTCTTAAAAGCTGAATTTCTATTTTTTCACCCGGAATTGTCTTTTTTAAACCTTCTTCATATTTTTTTGTCTTCACATTCCATGTATATTCGGTCTCAATTTGGTTTAGAGTGTTGGGGGCCGCCGGGTCGGAGTCGTAAGTGTATATACGATATGAAGATAGGCTAACAGGGACTTCGTCTTGAGTTTCAATTTCTTTGATCTGAATCTGCATATCCGCATGTAAGTCGGCTATTTGGGCAAGCTCAACATTTCCGCCTTTGTCCTTTTTGATAGTATGTATGGATAAGGCCTGCCTGTTATCCGATGTCATTCCGGAATAAATAAGGGATTTGGGATCTTGCGTCAAATTCATAATGTAGAATGTAAGAGACTTAGGTTGTGTGATCGTTGTTCTTATTTCTTCAACCCTCTCCCATTTTTGAGTTATCGGATTTTGAATTGAAATGATCAGGTATAAAAAAGGATCCAATAGTTTTTTTACGGCAATAATTTGGTCTTCTACACCGTCTTCATTTAAATCATCCGAAATAGCATCAACAAAGGTTTCATCATTGGATAATTCCAAGAATATTCTTGTTTCAGTATTCGCGGAATAATTTTCGGTTTTTTTATTTTCATTATCGATTTGTGAAGAAACTATGGGAATTATTGTTTGTGTAACAATTTTTTCTTCACCTTTTGTATTTGACCGTATAAACTTTAAATAAATTAAAAAGCTTAACACAATCAAAATAATAAGAGCCGAGATAGCATACATTATCTGTTTGAACATACTTTGTTTAAATCCTTATTTGCAATTATGGTTACGTATGGTTACGGATTATCTTTTTTGATTAAGGCTGTATTTTCGTCGGATTGAACCCTCTCTTTATCGTTATTTTTTATTATATCTGAAAAAAGGGCCTTGCTTGTTTTTACAACCCTCTCATCAAGTCCCATATCAACAGTAATTTCATACCAATTATCGTGTTTTATAATTCTTGACTCAACTAAATAAGGACTTGAAAACTTTTTTTGTTTACCGCTGTATTTTGAGGTTATAGGAGCATCTTGTTCCAGATCCGTCAACATAAAAAGAACCTTATACCTTCCGTTTTCGCCTCTTTGGTTTACGGCTTCCTGTATTTTATCCAGAGCTCTTCCTACATCGGTAAACCTTCCGTTCGGGCTTATTTTATTTACCGTTTTGATTATCTTGTTGGTGTCTTCTTTGCTTTTTATTTCAATTGAAATCAAATGTTCGGGACTTTCATAAAACTGATAAATGCTTATCCAATCGCCGGTGATGATAATTTGGTCTATCAATTCATCAAGAACCCATCGTTTTAAGCTCTCAAATTTTCCCGGATCCTCCATGGATAATGACTTGTCAATCATAATAATCATGTCAACAGGCATTGTTCTTTCGCCTGCATTTAAATTAAATAAAACTCCCGCTAAAAGCAAAAATATAAAAATAACCTTTTTAATTTTCATAAATACTCCTTTTTTATGCTTTATATACACTATTATATAACATATTTGAAAAAAAATCATCAACTTTAAATAAAAACTCTTTACATTATGCAAAATATGTTTATAATTATATAATAGTGATATATATTGTAATTAACAAAATTGCTAAAAGTAAGGAGAGTTAGGAATGGCAAATTTAGATCTACCACAGAGCCCGAATGTATTCCATCCCGAGAAGCCCAGCGCTGTCGGTTCGAGAAACTCATTGGCTCAAGACTATCGAGATCAGCAGAAAGAAGTTAATCAGCTGATTGAAGAAGAAACAAATAAAGTGTTACACCACTTGACCACAAAGCTTCCCAAAGAAGTCCTTGAAAGATTGGACGTAATGGGCGGCGTTAAGGAAAAGCTGTATAACTACTTTAACCAGAACTACCAGAACATGTTCAACCGATACATGGTAACGGCTGAAGATGAAATGCTCAAAAAGGTTCGAGGATTTATCGATCGGGAAGAAATGAAGGTTTTAGACCGCTATACTCCGAAAGAAATCGCTACCCTTCTTGATGCAGTTGGCGGTGCTGACAAGTTTAACACAGGCGAAATCGAAAAATCGATTGTAAACATGTACGGTCACTTACAGGGTCACGTACAGCGCGGTGTTAATGATTTGGAAACCTTAACAAACTCATTGTTAAGGCAGAAGACGGACGTAGGTGCCTTCGTTCGAGGTGAAAACGCATACTCAATCGTAAAGTGTGCATTTAAAGACAACCTCTACAAACCAAAGACTGTAACCGATGTTAAGCTTTCCGTAAACATTCTTGATACGGAACTTATCAGCCCGATCTTCCAATATCAATCAACAGTCGAATATCTTATCAAAGACCTCTTGTCAAATCACTATATGGATGTAATTGACAAGGAAATTGAGAAGATAAAGGACAAGAGAATTGATCAGGGATTGGATGAATTGTCTGACGGCGAAATCATTTTCGCAAAAATCGATAAGGTAGATGGTATTACTGATGATGATGTTGAGAATCCCAAGAGCAAGAGATACGATGTAGTATCAAAGAAACTCATGGAAAGAATCAATAACTTAAGAGCTGAAATCGATCCTGAGACCTTTGATCAGCTTAATATCAGAGAAAACATTAAAAAGATCATCGACCTTGAAAACATCAGAAACCGCGGATTTAATACGGCTATCAACTCGATTACCTCAATCCTTGATACCTCAAAGATGGGATATCAGTATATCGAAAACTTAAAGAATGCCCGTGAGCTTATCTTGCGAGAATATGATGACACCGATATCGCCAACCTTCCTGATGAAAGGTATCAAATCCGCCTCAAGTATTATGACAATGCTCAGTTGCTCGCAGAGCGACAGGCTTATGAAGTAATGATGAGCTCTTTCGAAACTGAAATTCAGCACTTGTGGGATGTAGTACGCACTACATACGACAAATCCAAGTTTATGACCAAAATCACAGACTTTAACGATTTGGCTGCAAATTACAGGAAATTCATCAAACGAAAGTACAAGGATCCGTCCGGTGAGCCCGTATACGAAGATACCGCTAAGGTTTGGGATGAAATCTCCTTTGTTAAAGCTCCGGAAACTGAAGTTGAAAAGATGAACAGAACCTATGTCTACGAAAAAGACAAGCTCCGCAAGAAGCTTATTATCATGCGCAAGAGAATGAAGGATTTGTATGATTATCAATATCCTATCGAAAGACGCGTTATCGAAGACAGACTTTCGTTTATAGAAGCAGAATTCAACAAATTCGATTATTTAATCAACCCCTTCCATATCCAACCCGGTCTCTTGCTTGATATCGATATTACATCTATCAAGAGAAAGAAGGCTACATTGGACGGAATGGCCAACGTGCTCAACGAATTCTTGCACGGTGTATCAAAGGGCTTTGCCGACGCAGCATTTGCTTCGTTCAGCCGCCGACGATCCACAGTTCGTGCCGACATTGCACAGAGCTTTGCTGCTGCCGAAGATGATGATCCCAAAGCCAGTGGAGCTGCAGGCCGCTCTCAGTTTATCGATATGCTGAACAGCACTCCCGCCATTGCAGCTCCTGCAGCCGAGTCTGTAAGCTCTCCGGCTAAACGCAGAGGACCCAAAAAGAGTGCCTCTAAGGCAAGAAAGACAGGCTCTGTTGATGCAGGACGAGGCCGACGAAAGGCTAAGTCAGGAATTAAAGAAATTTAATTAGGATTTTAGAGCTTAACTGATTCAAAATTAAGCCCCTGGAACAACCCCGTTTCGGGGGCTTTTGTTTAAAAAAAGGAGTAATTATGGTTAATATGACTAATTTTTTTGTTCCGCTTGCTAAAAAGACTGATTTTAATGTTTCCGTTAAACATATTCAGTCTGTTATAGAAATTTTAGAGGATTGTGATCCCAAAGAAAATATTGCGGACAAGATAAATCTTATGATAAGAGAACAGACGATAAAGCCGGAGCAGGTTAGATCCATTCTTTCGGTTTCTCTGCTTGATAAATGGAATTATAAAGTTGTATCTGAAAATTTGAAATTTATTTTGGATGATGCCTCCTCTTTTGTTGCTGAGGTTGCCAAATGGTCCGGTATTGATTTGGTTTTCGGCTATGATCATCCGGATTTGGGTTTTATCGTTATAAACCCGAAAAATCCTGCTGCTGCCCAAGTTATTCAGGGATTTAGAAAAAATGAGCTTCTCCTAATATTTGTCGGAAAACAAGACAGGGGCTCTGTTGATGCCGGTCTTGCCGATTCCGTTATTTCTGCTATTCATAAACTATTTGAAAAGAAAGCTTGCTCGGTTCCTGCATCCGTAAAAGCAGGTCCCTTTGTATATGTTGAACCGAAAAAAGCTGCTCCTGTAAAAGTTAAAAAGGCTGTTACCAAAAAGCCCGGTAAAAAAAATAAGGCTGCTTCGGCTCCTGTTAAGGTTCAGGCAAGTTCCGTTCCTTCACATTTGGAGCGCCCATCTGCCGTGGCCACAGGACCTAAAAAGATGTCGCAGCTTGTTTCTGTTCCTGTTTCAAACGAGCTCTTCCATAATGGAAATGTTGAAGCATGGAAGAGAATTATACGAAGTTATACTGCAAAATACCAAGATGCCGAAGTTATGGTATACTATGACGGAGAGCGTATTGTAGATATAAATACCTTATTTAAGTGGGGAAAGGTTAAACACGGAAGTACAATCCAATTTGCCGTTTCTGCAGCAGAAATTAACGACCTTTCAAAGTTGTCAAAATATTTTAGGCAGGGAGCCAGTCCCATGTTTGAAGCATTTTTGCGCGGATCTCCGGATACCGTATTAAATCTATTTTAAGGAGTAAAAAATGAAAATTTCAAACAATATACACTTTTTTAATAGTAAAGAAATCGTCGGTAAAAAAGTTGACAAGAATTTATTGGGTATCCGAGGAAGACAGGCAAACGAATTTGCAGAACTAAAGCTTCCAATCTTGCCGGGTATTATAATTGATGCTTCTGTGGCGCAGGATCTGGGCGATATAAAGATATAT of the Treponema denticola ATCC 35405 genome contains:
- a CDS encoding pallilysin-related adhesin, translating into MFKQIMYAISALIILIVLSFLIYLKFIRSNTKGEEKIVTQTIIPIVSSQIDNENKKTENYSANTETRIFLELSNDETFVDAISDDLNEDGVEDQIIAVKKLLDPFLYLIISIQNPITQKWERVEEIRTTITQPKSLTFYIMNLTQDPKSLIYSGMTSDNRQALSIHTIKKDKGGNVELAQIADLHADMQIQIKEIETQDEVPVSLSSYRIYTYDSDPAAPNTLNQIETEYTWNVKTKKYEEGLKKTIPGEKIEIQLLRKLQSGNMESFIDFLSGLWFQEEGNKETGRSVYFDKNDSHIIFNLDNVEEIYEIKTTLPRRYGLFFTTNNKSIPNIIRRVEIEIKGLDEIQVRVIEDVLRIKFGTASLWNGKYKKNTNLLLNNTNEKESNAEKAKRILSKSSNRWKSANNVFLDLLGNSYTLQQSEDIEKGYFNILEINEKIIMQMKSEKNTTKFYLLEISEKKNMQRMVLTKIKLSINDAIPTGDEPIVFERE
- a CDS encoding vWA domain-containing protein, whose translation is MKIKKVIFIFLLLAGVLFNLNAGERTMPVDMIIMIDKSLSMEDPGKFESLKRWVLDELIDQIIITGDWISIYQFYESPEHLISIEIKSKEDTNKIIKTVNKISPNGRFTDVGRALDKIQEAVNQRGENGRYKVLFMLTDLEQDAPITSKYSGKQKKFSSPYLVESRIIKHDNWYEITVDMGLDERVVKTSKALFSDIIKNNDKERVQSDENTALIKKDNP
- the cfpA gene encoding cytoplasmic filament protein CfpA translates to MANLDLPQSPNVFHPEKPSAVGSRNSLAQDYRDQQKEVNQLIEEETNKVLHHLTTKLPKEVLERLDVMGGVKEKLYNYFNQNYQNMFNRYMVTAEDEMLKKVRGFIDREEMKVLDRYTPKEIATLLDAVGGADKFNTGEIEKSIVNMYGHLQGHVQRGVNDLETLTNSLLRQKTDVGAFVRGENAYSIVKCAFKDNLYKPKTVTDVKLSVNILDTELISPIFQYQSTVEYLIKDLLSNHYMDVIDKEIEKIKDKRIDQGLDELSDGEIIFAKIDKVDGITDDDVENPKSKRYDVVSKKLMERINNLRAEIDPETFDQLNIRENIKKIIDLENIRNRGFNTAINSITSILDTSKMGYQYIENLKNARELILREYDDTDIANLPDERYQIRLKYYDNAQLLAERQAYEVMMSSFETEIQHLWDVVRTTYDKSKFMTKITDFNDLAANYRKFIKRKYKDPSGEPVYEDTAKVWDEISFVKAPETEVEKMNRTYVYEKDKLRKKLIIMRKRMKDLYDYQYPIERRVIEDRLSFIEAEFNKFDYLINPFHIQPGLLLDIDITSIKRKKATLDGMANVLNEFLHGVSKGFADAAFASFSRRRSTVRADIAQSFAAAEDDDPKASGAAGRSQFIDMLNSTPAIAAPAAESVSSPAKRRGPKKSASKARKTGSVDAGRGRRKAKSGIKEI